The nucleotide window TCAGTCCGCCCCTAAACGTAGTACTGTACTGATTGGTCTGTGTGACCCATCTATGCAGCCACAGGCCGCAGCATATAGTGTAGTGACAGGGGGGGTAACTGTGACCCTTACCACCTTTATAGCTGCGCCACTGCTTGAGTAACTACTAACATGGCCGCCATGACAGCTTCAGCACATGTTTACAGacaacttttggcagatccactaTGTGTTACTGAATTATATCTCCTGCATATTTTCTAATTGTTAATATCTTCAGACATGTATGTGCTTTGTGTGgtatatataccatctatagactgttctgtatatggaTTTCAGAGGCCGGGATTTTGTTTATAATCTACAAATCCATGGAGATCCAGGCCCTGAAGAAAATCCTTTGTGGAGTCACCTGCCAAACGTGGATGTTGGCATTCGGATGGATGACGTGTGTTGGCAACATCATTACCCCATTGATACAGGTTTGTTTATACAGATTCTGTGGTGTTAGGGCCCCTTAGCTGGTCACCTATGAAGCCCCCTTACCCAGGAGAAGAGCAGCACAGCTGGGGCCATGTATTGGCAGATAACCTGCTGATCTGTAGGTCTTGGGACAGAATGGGCCTGAGCTCACACCCCCTCACAATGATACATAAGGCCCAGTATAAGAATACAGATAATATAATAACACCATTGGCAGATGTAGGATTATCCTGGATTCTTACCATTGGCAGATATTAAGTATCCAGGACAATCATATATCTGCTAATGGTGTATAATGATATGGAGCTCTATGTGTTGTCTGATGATAGGTCATCTAGGACAGGatatgtatattgtgaaatgtcatattttcTTTGTTTTCCTCTAGGATTCAGCAATGCTTAATGATAGCTGCCTGGCAGTTTTATCTAGTATGGTCATCTACGGAGGCATATCATTGGCATCTCAGCTGTACCCAGGCTCCAGGGACCGTAGATGTAGACGCCTTACCACCACGGTGCTGTCAGTTACCATCTTGCTGGCTAACATTATCCGTATCCTTTACAATTCACTATGTTATGTTATGGGATTAAAGGAAACTCCAGTTAATCCTTTCAGACACCATAATGACTTTTTAGGTTCTGTCCTTTGCCATTGATGGTGGGGGAGCTGGGTTATCTTGTCACTTCTGTCGTCCACCGTGAAATTGTGTTTTTCTACTAAAATATGACCCCATTCTGCAGGGTTGAGGTTATTTTCCTATAGacgtcctcctttcagggttatcCTGTAAAATGACAGCAATGTACACCTGCACCAGCGAGTATTGCACACAGGTATGTATATTCTACATAGGGCAAACTTCTTCACATGGTTATGGGATCCCAATCCCAGTAATTCCCACCACTGCTTGGTGAATAAAGGGGAAGACCAAAATGGACAAAGTCAAATGTATATGTCTGTTTTATTTTCAGTCTTCCAGAATAACGCTGACCATCTTGGAGTGGGTCGTATTGGTCTGCTCATTTATCAGCCAAATAATGCTGTATTGGGACTTCAAGGTCAGTATATGAAATCCAGATTTACAAGGTCTTGTTCACATGTAGCAGCTTTGTTGTGTCTGGGGCCTTTATATGTCAGTGAATATGAATGGTTACAATATGTCCGGCTCTTCTTTCATTTCTTAGGTTCTTACTATGACAACATCTAAGAGCAACATGATCGAAGCCGAGAGCGTCCTGGCAGTTGATCCATTGAAAGTGCCTCTACTAGATCGAGCACTTGAGGATCAACTAGATGACATGACGCCAGAGGAAACAtcatcatgtgaccatgttatatTAGACCTGTTTTCAGCGGAGGATATAGCAACATCAGACTAGGAGCCATAGGtcccatcccccccctccccccccccccccaaaaaaaaaaaaatggatagatatatctatctatctatctcatatctatctattgtgagaaggtgaaaggcattgtggttgatggtcggtatgtgtcaccaaggttcctggccttggtgaagtaagagccggtatttattcagtgtctgtgctgcaatgcagactgacactgtggctgtagtatggctggaaggcctatCTGGGACCGCTTTTACTGGGAATGgccaagtgtagggtgggggccattccccacaatccaggccgccttttggtggccttaaaggcaacctgcttcaccagctgagggggatttgctagttggagctcacactgccagagagagctgagagtggagtCCTTCCCTAAGAGGTTGGAAGATGGTcagcagcctgcctggaggcctggaaaaaacttgcttgatgccgtatggcatggactcaggtgtgaacaaacacctaaggaatacaggcggacttttgttacgtttgcatttgttctgcatttaaagactgtttaccaagtgtgaataaaacactgaactttgatttgaaaagtactgtttccttgcctctatactgcaactacACCTATCTGCAAGCCATCTATGAAGAAGTACAGCagatgttaaaattggatgtcattcaggagtcaaaaAGTGAGTGGGCCAGTCCAATGGTCTTAATACCGAAGCCAGACGGTACATTGCGGTTCTGTAACAATCTCCGCAAACTTAATGAGGTGtccaagtttgatgcatatcccatcccccgagttgatgagcttattgaaaGGCTAGGACAGGCtcggtatttttctgttttggacctcacaaaagggtactggcaggtgcccttgacagaggctgccaaagagaaaatagcctttgtcacaccagaaggtttatctcagtacaaggtgttaccctttggtGTACATGGCGCTCCCACAACgtttcaaaggctaatggatattgtactTCAGTCACATCATcggaatatgtaaaaaaagaaaatggcagcagcacacttggtcaacaaaatggaggctcttagcgcactttttgatcaaaacgtgtcccccatccaccacgcggaggtggcctcttatcggatgggtccctaaacactcacctacctcaggctgggtgacatgttggatccactaacgatccaaaccacctcctgtgaaaataggggaggggatgcacggctacagagggagccactccccccaaaattgcacagcaaagaaaaaaaaaactgaaaatatagCCAgtacctaaacccaatacacgggtgcacgctgctgtggcaagtacaaaacatgtaaaaaaaagaaaatggcagcagcacacttggtcaacaaaatggaggctcttagcgcactttttgatcaaaacgtgtcctccatccaccacgcggaggtggcctcttatcggatgggtccctaaacactcacctacctcaggctgggtgacatgttggatccactaacgatccaaaccacctcctgtgaaaataggggaggggatgcacggctacagagggagccactccccccaaaattgcacagtaaagaaaaaaaaaaactgaaaatgtagccagcacctaaacccaatacacgggtgcacgctgctgtggcaagtacaaaacatgtcacccagccagaggtaggtgagtgtttagggacccagccgataagaggccacctcctcgtggtggatgggggacacgttttgatcaaaaagtgcgctaagagcctccattttgttgaccaagtgtgctgctgccattttctttttttacatgttgtgtacttgccacagcagcgtgcacccgtgcattggttttaggtgctggctacattttcagtttttttttttttctttgctgtacaTCATCGGAATGCCTcagtttatctggacgatattatcatccacagtacagactgggaaagtcaccttCCAAAAGAACAGGCAGTGATAGACTCCCTTTGGAAGGCTGGGTTAACTTctaaccccaaaaaatgtgccATAGAGTTGGAAGAGACAAATACCTGGGGTATGTCATTGGgcgtggagttgtcaaaccccaggtaaacaaaatagaggccatCCGGAATTGGCCCCGACCTGTCACTACCCGACAGGTGAAGTAGTTTCTAGGAATGGTGGGTTACTACATGAGATTCATCCTCCATTTTACTACGGTGGCTGTGCCCATAAAAGACCTTCTAAAGGGACACAATTCCGTAATGGTGCGCTGGAACGAACAGGCAGAGCAGGCCCTATGTGGGTCTCCGGTGTTTGTGACAACAGacttcaaaagggaatttgtggtacagaccgatgcctctgaggtaggtcttGGTACTGTACTCTCCCAAGAAGTCAATGGGGCAGAGCATCCCGTTGTCTTTCTCAGCCACAAACTGACCCCGGCCAAGaccatgtatagtatagtgagagagagtgcctggccattaagtgggcactcgaATCTCTCCACTATTatctgttgggcaggaagtttcgTCTCGTGACGGATCATTCCCCAATTAAGTGGATGTGCCAGCccaaggacaaaaatgccagggtcaccaGGTGGTTTCTGTCATTACAGAATTTCAAGTTTAGGGTTGAACACAGAGTGGGTTGTTTGCTAGGCAACGCCAATGCCCTATCATGGGTCCACTGTTACACAAGTGTTCACCCCCTCAGGcttgaacaaagggggggggggggttatgtgagGAGGTGAAAGGCATTGTGGTCGATGGGCGATatatgtcaccaaggctcctggccttggtgaagtaagagccagtATAtatccagtgtctgtgctgcgatggagactgacactatggccgtagtatggctggagggCCAAtcaggacggctcttactgggaatgatcaAGTGAAAGGTGGAGATCataccccacaatccaggccgccttttgtttgCATTAAAGGCAAcctgcttcaccagctgaggggaatttgctagttgcagctcacactgcatgAGAGAGCGgaatgtggagttcttccctgagaGGTTGGAAGCTGGTCAGCCGACTGCCTGtaggcttggaaaagacttgcttgatgctgcATGGCACAAAGTCAGGTGTGATCAAACACCAAggaaatacaggtggacttttgttatgttttcctttATTCTGCATTTGAAGACTGTTTGACaattgtgaataaaacactgaactttgatttgaaaagtactgtttccttgcctctatactgcaaccgcacctatctgcaagagcgagtcatcccactatctatgtaaataaaaatacacagcaCTCCAAAAACTGTGAAAAATCAACATGAATACGTTTATTGCATCACATGCCAAACAAAAGTGACATTTCTTCTCCCTCCTGGAACCTTTTTCAAGCTATAGAAAGACATGTCAGGTGGATTCTGTCCCCAAGACGTCAGCAGCAGATTCTTAGAGTCCTGTaagttgtgaggtgcggcctccatgggtCCGACTTGTTTCACCATTACATTCCCGCCACTGATGACTATGCAATTGGaacagcattatacagtgaagGCAACCTAATGATCGCATATAATAGTCCCCAATGGTgacttaaaaaaatgaaaaataaaaagttatgtaaAAGCCCCTccactaataaaatataaaatcacccctctttttccaTAAAAAGGAGAGAACAGAAAACCATTGACCAAGGGACATGCCCGAGGTCACTAATCCCCTTATTCAATTCCCACTCCTAAAACATAGCTATTATTAAgcacatataaaatatatgaaattGTGAGTCACTTTAAAATCACAGTCTCTTAGTGTGGTACTCTGACTtgtatattataatttttaagtCATTTATATAGTGATATCTTTATGTATGTgcttaataaaagctatgtttttggAGTGGGAATGGAATAAAGGGATTAGTGACC belongs to Hyla sarda isolate aHylSar1 chromosome 13, aHylSar1.hap1, whole genome shotgun sequence and includes:
- the LOC130297343 gene encoding DNA damage-regulated autophagy modulator protein 2-like; amino-acid sequence: MTSPTLAILPLFWAIWTFVGVLTTFTMTIVQGHYQTGIISISDTGAQYPESIVLTVVSTVSSLLEAGILFIIYKSMEIQALKKILCGVTCQTWMLAFGWMTCVGNIITPLIQDSAMLNDSCLAVLSSMVIYGGISLASQLYPGSRDRRCRRLTTTVLSVTILLANIIRLSCKMTAMYTCTSEYCTQSSRITLTILEWVVLVCSFISQIMLYWDFKVLTMTTSKSNMIEAESVLAVDPLKVPLLDRALEDQLDDMTPEETSSCDHVILDLFSAEDIATSD